The following proteins are encoded in a genomic region of Mycolicibacterium rutilum:
- a CDS encoding alpha/beta fold hydrolase produces the protein MDVCARNNIKIVGREGGPLLLLAHGFGCDQNLWRLIVDRLTPTFRIVLMDHVGSGASDPQAWDDAKYATLDGYADDIVDIVRELDLTDVVFVGHSVASMIGALATIREPARFAKLVMVTPSPRYVDDADYHGGFSREDIDELLESMDLNYLGWSQAMAPVIMGHPERPELSDELEASFCRTDPDRARAFARATFLSDNRADLPRIPVPTLIVDCTEDAIAPRSVGRYVHTHVPDSRLVTLNATGHCPHVSDPDVTAEAIAEFAAPA, from the coding sequence ATGGACGTGTGCGCTCGGAACAACATCAAGATCGTTGGCCGAGAAGGGGGACCGCTCCTGCTGCTGGCCCACGGGTTCGGTTGTGACCAGAACCTGTGGCGGCTGATCGTGGACCGCCTGACGCCGACGTTTCGCATCGTGCTGATGGATCATGTCGGCTCCGGCGCCTCCGATCCTCAAGCCTGGGACGACGCGAAGTACGCCACGCTCGACGGCTACGCCGACGACATCGTCGACATCGTGCGCGAACTCGATCTCACGGACGTCGTGTTCGTCGGCCACTCGGTGGCGTCGATGATCGGCGCGCTCGCGACGATCAGGGAGCCGGCCCGGTTCGCGAAGCTGGTGATGGTCACACCGTCGCCGCGCTACGTCGACGATGCCGACTACCACGGCGGGTTCTCCCGCGAGGACATCGACGAACTGCTGGAGTCGATGGACCTCAACTACCTCGGCTGGTCGCAGGCGATGGCGCCGGTGATCATGGGACACCCCGAGCGGCCCGAATTGAGCGACGAACTGGAAGCCTCGTTCTGCCGCACCGATCCCGACCGCGCCCGGGCGTTCGCCCGCGCGACGTTCCTGTCCGACAACCGCGCCGACCTGCCACGCATACCGGTGCCGACCCTGATCGTCGACTGCACCGAGGACGCAATAGCTCCGCGCAGCGTCGGACGGTATGTGCACACCCACGTGCCTGACAGCCGACTCGTCACGCTCAACGCGACCGGACACTGCCCGCACGTCAGCGATCCGGATGTCACCGCCGAGGCGATCGCGGAGTTCGCCGCGCCGGCATGA